The Pseudomonas sp. MPC6 nucleotide sequence TGGCCGGGTGCTCGGCGATCGTGGCCTCGGCCGGTTATTCCGAGCCGTTCTACAGCTTTCGCAATGAAACCTTCGTGCACGCCTCCCGCGAGCTGAAGATTCATAACAAGATCCACGTGCTCTCCCAGTGCCACGACCTCACCGGCAACAGCTTGCTGACCAGTTTCTACGTGCTGCCGGAGCTGGTGGGTTCGGCCTGGTCGGAACTCAACTCCCGTGGGCGCTTGCTGTTCGTGGCCAGCCATCCGGAGCGGTTTGCCGATTCGGTGGTGACCGAGATCGTCGGTTACAGCGACGAACATGGCGACTCGCCGTTCTGGGACGCCATCGGTCGCAACTTCTTCGACCTCAATTACGCCGAAGCCGAGCGTTTGTGCGGGCTGAAGAGCCGGACCTTCCTGGCCGAGCTGATGCCGCATTACCCGATTTATGTGCCGCTGCTGCCGGACTCCGCGCAAGAGGCGATGGGCCAGGTGCACCCGCGGGCGCAGATCACGTTCGACATCCTGATGCGCGAAGGCTTCGAGACCGATCACTACATCGACATTTTCGACGGCGGCCCGACCTTGCATGCCCGTGTCTCGGGGATCCGCTCGATCGCCCAGAGCCGTGTGGTCCCGGTGAAAATCGGTGAGCCGGTCAAAGGTGCCGGTCGTCAGTACCTGGTGGCCAACGCCCAGTTGCAGGATTACCGCGCGGTGTTGCTCGAGCTCGATTATGCGCCGGGCAAACCCGTGACCCTGGATCTGGAAGCCGCCGAAGCCCTGGGCGTCGGTGAAGGTGCCAGCGTGCGCCTGGTGGCGGTCTGACGACTGCTGCCACAGCTGGAAAACAATGCTTGGAAAAGCAGCGAAGTTTCGCGGGTGGCGCAAGCGGCCCGTTTGAGGAGATAGCATGATCGTTCGTCCCGTACGCAGCAGCGATTTACCCGCTCTGATCGACCTGGCCCGCAGCACCGGTACCGGCCTGACCACCTTGCCGGCCAACGAAGAGCGGCTGGCCCATCGGGTCGGCTGGGCCGAGAAGACCTTTCGCGGCGAAGCCGGGCGGGGCGATGCGGACTACTTGTTCGTGCTCGAAGACGACAACGGCCGGGTGGTGGGCATTTCTGCCATCGCCGGCGCCGTTGGCCTGCGTGAGCCCTGGTACAACTTCCGGGTCGGCCTGACCGTCAGTGCTTCCCAGGAACTGAATATCTATCGCGAGATCCCGACGCTGTTCCTGGCCAACGACCTGACCGGCAACTCCGAGCTGTGCTCGCTGTTCCTGCATGCCGATTACCGTACCGGCCTCAACGGTCGCATGCTGGCCAAGGCGCGGATGCTGTTCATCGCCGAGTTCCCGCAGCTGTTCGGCAACAAGATCATCGCCGAGATGCGTGGCATGTCCGACGCCGCCGGGCGTTCGCCGTTCTGGGAAAGCCTGGGCCGGCACTTCTTCAAGATGGAATTCAGCCAGGCCGATTACCTGAC carries:
- the aruF gene encoding arginine/ornithine succinyltransferase subunit alpha, producing MLVMRPAQMADLGEVQRLAADSPIGVTSLPDDVERLRDKIAASEASFAAEVSFNGEESYFFVLEDSTTGKLAGCSAIVASAGYSEPFYSFRNETFVHASRELKIHNKIHVLSQCHDLTGNSLLTSFYVLPELVGSAWSELNSRGRLLFVASHPERFADSVVTEIVGYSDEHGDSPFWDAIGRNFFDLNYAEAERLCGLKSRTFLAELMPHYPIYVPLLPDSAQEAMGQVHPRAQITFDILMREGFETDHYIDIFDGGPTLHARVSGIRSIAQSRVVPVKIGEPVKGAGRQYLVANAQLQDYRAVLLELDYAPGKPVTLDLEAAEALGVGEGASVRLVAV
- the astA gene encoding arginine N-succinyltransferase, yielding MIVRPVRSSDLPALIDLARSTGTGLTTLPANEERLAHRVGWAEKTFRGEAGRGDADYLFVLEDDNGRVVGISAIAGAVGLREPWYNFRVGLTVSASQELNIYREIPTLFLANDLTGNSELCSLFLHADYRTGLNGRMLAKARMLFIAEFPQLFGNKIIAEMRGMSDAAGRSPFWESLGRHFFKMEFSQADYLTGVGNKAFIAELMPKFPLYTCFLSPDARNVIGQVHPDTEPALSMLKSEGFSYQGYVDIFDAGPAVECETGKIRAVRDSQALVLAIGTPGDDATPFLIHNRKREDCRITAAPARFAAGTLVVDPLTAKRLQLNAGDQVRAVPLSAARESK